The genomic DNA CTATGACTCGACGCATTTACATGGATTATGCTTCCACCACGCCCACGGATCCGGCGGTAATTACCGCCATGCAGCCGTATTTTTTTGAAGCGTTTGGCAATCCTGCCAGCCCGCATTATTACGGACATGAAGCTTCGAA from Thermodesulfovibrionia bacterium includes the following:
- a CDS encoding aminotransferase class V-fold PLP-dependent enzyme, whose translation is MTRRIYMDYASTTPTDPAVITAMQPYFFEAFGNPASPHYYGHEASKALESAREQTAGFIGAKADDIVFTSSATEAVNHVMFAL